A window of the Aeromicrobium phoceense genome harbors these coding sequences:
- a CDS encoding DegT/DnrJ/EryC1/StrS family aminotransferase, which produces MTVPFLDLAAQQAEIADEVLPLWQEVFASADFVGGPHVEAFEREYAAYVGVEHCIAVANGTDAIELALRAVGVVAQDEVVLPANTFVATAGAVARIGAVPVLVDVDPDHLLIDPAAVDPVITDRTRAVVPVHLFGQTAPVELLRTMVQDRGIFIVEDTAQAQGARSAAGTAGALGHASSTSFYPGKNLGAAGDAGAVLTRDPVLAEVVRSTANHGSTVKYVHDRVGINSRLDAVHAIVLSAKLRRLERWNDARRASAQRYTELLADVPGVRTPRTRPGNEDVWHLYVVQVDDRDRVLARLHEEGIGAAIHYPTPVHLTDAYAHLGYGPGSFPVAEEAAGRILSLPMHPHLSATDQDRVVDALARIVGEGAA; this is translated from the coding sequence ATGACCGTCCCCTTCCTCGATCTCGCCGCCCAGCAGGCCGAGATCGCCGACGAGGTGCTGCCGCTGTGGCAGGAGGTCTTCGCGTCCGCGGACTTCGTCGGCGGACCCCACGTCGAGGCGTTCGAGCGCGAGTACGCCGCCTACGTGGGCGTCGAGCACTGCATCGCCGTCGCCAACGGCACCGACGCGATCGAGCTGGCGCTGCGCGCCGTGGGCGTCGTGGCCCAGGACGAGGTCGTGCTCCCGGCGAACACGTTCGTGGCCACCGCCGGCGCGGTCGCCCGGATCGGGGCCGTGCCCGTCCTCGTCGACGTGGACCCCGACCACCTGCTCATCGACCCGGCCGCCGTGGACCCCGTGATCACCGACCGCACGCGGGCCGTCGTCCCCGTCCACCTGTTCGGCCAGACCGCGCCCGTCGAGCTGCTGCGGACCATGGTGCAGGACCGGGGCATCTTCATCGTGGAGGACACCGCGCAGGCCCAGGGCGCCCGCTCGGCGGCCGGCACCGCCGGCGCACTCGGCCACGCCTCCTCCACGAGCTTCTACCCGGGCAAGAACCTGGGCGCGGCCGGCGACGCCGGCGCGGTCCTCACCCGCGATCCGGTGCTGGCCGAGGTGGTGCGCAGCACCGCCAACCACGGCAGCACGGTCAAGTACGTGCACGACCGAGTCGGCATCAACTCGCGCCTCGACGCCGTGCACGCGATCGTCCTGAGCGCGAAGCTGCGCCGCCTGGAGCGCTGGAACGACGCCCGCCGCGCCAGCGCCCAGCGGTACACCGAGCTTCTCGCCGACGTCCCCGGCGTCCGCACCCCGCGCACGCGGCCGGGGAACGAGGACGTATGGCACCTCTACGTCGTGCAGGTCGACGACCGCGACCGCGTGCTCGCGCGCCTGCACGAGGAGGGCATCGGGGCGGCCATCCACTACCCGACGCCCGTGCACCTCACCGATGCGTACGCGCACCTCGGCTACGGGCCGGGCAGCTTCCCGGTCGCCGAGGAGGCCGCGGGCCGGATACTGTCGCTGCCCATGCACCCGCACCTGAGCGCCACCGACCAGGACCGCGTCGTCGACGCCCTCGCCCGCATCGTGGGGGAGGGCGCCGCATGA
- a CDS encoding glycosyltransferase family 2 protein → MKVRWPSRPTVGRLPHVEVVVPCYNYGHYLPGAVEAIVRQPGVTTTVTILDDKSTDDSAEVAERLTEQHPNVRLIRNEQNLGAVPTFNKGVSQADSDYVVLISSDDQLAPGALGRATALMETHPSIGLVYGKTQKFLTDPVPRPTRPAVTWTTWDGDDWIRMQLRRSWSNIASPEAVVRTSVQHEVGPYDEDLPFTHDALMWLKIAAVADVGHVNGVDQAYYRRHPSSMSMQVGLARDAWERWRAYDRFLSSWPDRASAERLHPHVRRRLADEVLLTALLLGAESPLTDEALDEAFDTARRIDPEVVGRAQWSDLEALRDGRPAEGLPAHARAAARTAALKSRWQRWHRYRYFG, encoded by the coding sequence ATGAAGGTGCGCTGGCCGAGCCGGCCCACGGTCGGGCGACTGCCCCACGTCGAGGTCGTCGTGCCCTGCTACAACTACGGCCACTACCTGCCCGGCGCCGTCGAGGCGATCGTGCGCCAGCCGGGGGTCACCACCACCGTCACGATCCTCGACGACAAGTCCACCGACGACTCCGCCGAGGTCGCGGAGCGGCTGACCGAGCAGCACCCGAACGTGCGGCTCATCCGCAACGAGCAGAACCTGGGCGCCGTCCCCACCTTCAACAAGGGCGTCTCGCAGGCCGACTCCGACTACGTCGTCCTGATCTCGTCGGACGACCAGCTGGCGCCCGGTGCGCTGGGCCGGGCCACGGCGCTGATGGAGACGCACCCCAGCATCGGGCTGGTCTACGGCAAGACGCAGAAGTTCCTCACCGACCCGGTGCCGCGGCCCACGCGGCCGGCGGTCACCTGGACCACGTGGGACGGCGACGACTGGATCCGCATGCAGCTGCGCCGGTCGTGGAGCAACATCGCCTCGCCCGAGGCCGTCGTGCGCACCTCGGTCCAGCACGAGGTCGGTCCGTACGACGAGGACCTGCCGTTCACGCACGACGCGCTGATGTGGCTCAAGATCGCCGCGGTCGCCGACGTCGGCCACGTGAACGGCGTCGACCAGGCCTACTACCGGCGCCACCCGAGCAGCATGTCGATGCAGGTCGGCCTCGCGCGCGACGCCTGGGAGCGCTGGCGCGCCTACGACCGCTTCCTCTCCTCCTGGCCGGATCGCGCCAGTGCCGAGCGCCTGCACCCGCACGTACGCCGGCGGCTGGCCGACGAGGTCCTGCTGACCGCACTGCTCCTCGGCGCGGAGTCCCCGCTGACGGACGAGGCGTTGGACGAGGCCTTCGACACCGCCCGCCGGATCGACCCCGAGGTCGTCGGCCGGGCCCAGTGGTCGGATCTCGAGGCCCTGCGCGACGGCCGCCCCGCCGAGGGCCTGCCGGCGCACGCCCGGGCGGCGGCCCGGACGGCCGCCCTCAAGTCCCGGTGGCAGCGCTGGCACCGCTACCGCTACTTCGGGTAG
- a CDS encoding DapH/DapD/GlmU-related protein: MSEPRRLSIGIRDSTFGDDCVVAECVNVYEATFGDRCFVGPFVEVQNDVVCGTNVRIQSHTLVCEGMRIGDDVFIGHGVMTANSRYPQAGAADWTCEPPVVGDRVSIGSNATILPGVTIGDDAVIGSGAVVSRDVAAGAIVVGTNRVLEKPEPA, translated from the coding sequence GTGAGTGAGCCACGGCGGCTGTCGATCGGCATCCGCGACTCCACGTTCGGTGACGACTGCGTCGTGGCCGAGTGCGTCAACGTCTACGAGGCCACCTTCGGCGACCGGTGCTTCGTGGGCCCGTTCGTCGAGGTCCAGAACGACGTCGTCTGCGGCACGAACGTGCGCATCCAGTCCCACACGCTGGTCTGCGAGGGGATGCGGATCGGTGACGACGTGTTCATCGGCCACGGGGTGATGACCGCCAACTCCCGCTACCCGCAGGCCGGTGCGGCCGACTGGACCTGCGAGCCGCCGGTCGTGGGCGACCGCGTCTCGATCGGCTCCAACGCCACGATCCTGCCGGGCGTCACGATCGGCGACGACGCCGTGATCGGCTCCGGCGCCGTGGTCTCGCGCGACGTCGCGGCAGGCGCCATCGTGGTGGGCACCAACCGTGTCCTCGAGAAGCCGGAGCCCGCATGA
- a CDS encoding glycosyltransferase family 2 protein has product MLDYAIVVATRNRLDMLRVSLPLFVAQTRPAARIVVVDRSDDHESVRAYCESVARETEIPLIVRYGDQANLPAQRNQGLDLVTEPVTMYPDDDSLWFPDTAEHLMDVYEADRNRRYGAISATPVAAAPPGVDVPIPPTRRLTNVPVVMAIRNRVERLLVPAPFVLFGAERTKALRSGAEQDGLDHPLVPTIGGYRMTFRTEVLRELRFDPTLGSRVGYATHEDIDIGLRVLASGSLVAAAPRSLVFHCVAPGARAAGFDYGFFHVLNYLYICAKVMPERSLARRRLRRYLRYKLFLYAAKRRDQYGREVHQGAKAAYARFDEIMAADQSSLPVLYGQVADAERAAHAASLTARS; this is encoded by the coding sequence ATGCTCGACTACGCCATCGTGGTGGCCACCCGGAACCGGCTCGACATGCTGCGCGTCTCGCTGCCGCTGTTCGTGGCGCAGACCCGGCCTGCCGCCCGCATCGTGGTGGTCGATCGCAGCGACGACCACGAGTCCGTGCGCGCCTACTGCGAGTCCGTGGCCCGAGAGACCGAGATCCCGCTCATCGTGCGGTACGGCGACCAGGCCAACCTCCCCGCCCAGCGCAACCAGGGCCTCGATCTCGTGACCGAGCCGGTCACGATGTACCCCGACGACGACTCGCTGTGGTTCCCCGACACGGCCGAGCACCTCATGGACGTCTACGAGGCCGACCGCAACCGCCGCTACGGCGCGATCTCCGCCACGCCGGTGGCCGCGGCCCCGCCCGGCGTCGACGTGCCGATCCCGCCCACCCGGCGACTGACGAACGTCCCCGTCGTGATGGCGATCAGGAACCGCGTCGAGCGGCTGCTCGTGCCCGCCCCGTTCGTGCTCTTCGGCGCCGAGCGCACGAAGGCACTGCGGTCCGGTGCGGAGCAGGACGGTCTGGACCACCCGCTCGTGCCCACCATCGGCGGCTACCGGATGACGTTCCGCACGGAGGTCCTGCGCGAGCTGCGGTTCGATCCCACGCTCGGCTCGCGCGTCGGGTACGCCACCCACGAGGACATCGACATCGGCCTGCGCGTCCTGGCCTCGGGATCCCTCGTCGCGGCGGCGCCGCGGTCGCTGGTGTTCCACTGCGTCGCCCCCGGCGCGCGGGCGGCCGGGTTCGACTACGGCTTCTTCCACGTCCTGAACTACCTGTACATCTGCGCGAAGGTGATGCCCGAGCGGTCGCTCGCGCGGCGCCGGCTGCGGCGGTACCTGCGCTACAAGCTGTTCCTCTACGCGGCCAAGCGCCGCGACCAGTACGGTCGCGAGGTGCACCAGGGCGCGAAGGCGGCGTACGCCCGGTTCGACGAGATCATGGCGGCCGACCAGTCCTCGCTCCCCGTGCTCTACGGGCAGGTCGCCGACGCCGAGCGCGCGGCCCACGCCGCGTCGCTCACCGCTCGCAGCTGA
- a CDS encoding DUF4082 domain-containing protein, translating into MRKLLLISLGVIVALVALAVVAFLVIDPLDDGAPSGDVVSLWPEVPPAHVGVVNDEGPVELGTAFTSKVEGAVAGVRFWWTPRNEGPHVASLWSSDGERLATVDFGETGGQEGWRTAWFDQPVEIEQGERHVVSYHAPQGNFAQTVGYSGQSYSGALEIEPGKSGVYAEGAESNFPTKSWESSQYWVDPLFMPRGKVPEAAAPADPKIVDTDDFKASGYPTSADTGVPEDWEPEQTYTGDLDVDEPGTVLEDVRIVNGVLHVRAPDVTIRRVEFVGSRIDNLQANACNNDLVIEDSSFVRGDTELFQPAVQFGGYTATRVKVIGLSEGLRAGGAEHGCGPVVVEDSYLSIAPADGCPDVDWHGDGFQANSAAPATIRDTTILLNHDEGCLGNGAIFHPENSGNERLTVENVLVGGGGFSFRLGTPGRVSGLKVVADSWQYGPSNVTTCDRTTWGAGNEIVSVSPDGDISALGPLSCER; encoded by the coding sequence ATGCGCAAGCTCCTGCTGATCAGCCTCGGGGTCATCGTCGCCCTCGTCGCCCTCGCCGTCGTCGCGTTCCTCGTGATCGACCCGCTCGACGACGGTGCCCCCTCGGGCGACGTCGTCTCGCTGTGGCCCGAAGTCCCCCCGGCGCACGTCGGCGTGGTGAACGACGAAGGTCCCGTGGAGCTCGGCACGGCGTTCACGAGCAAGGTCGAGGGCGCGGTCGCCGGCGTGCGCTTCTGGTGGACACCCCGCAACGAGGGGCCCCACGTGGCCAGCCTGTGGTCGTCCGACGGCGAGCGGCTCGCCACCGTCGACTTCGGGGAGACCGGGGGCCAGGAGGGGTGGCGCACCGCGTGGTTCGACCAGCCCGTCGAGATCGAGCAGGGCGAGCGCCACGTCGTGTCGTACCACGCACCGCAGGGCAATTTCGCCCAGACGGTCGGCTACTCGGGCCAGTCGTACTCCGGGGCGCTCGAGATCGAGCCCGGCAAGAGCGGCGTCTACGCCGAGGGCGCCGAGAGCAACTTCCCGACGAAGTCGTGGGAGTCCAGCCAGTACTGGGTCGACCCGCTGTTCATGCCGCGTGGCAAGGTGCCCGAGGCCGCGGCCCCCGCCGACCCGAAGATCGTCGACACCGACGACTTCAAGGCCTCCGGCTACCCCACGTCGGCCGACACCGGCGTGCCCGAGGACTGGGAGCCGGAGCAGACGTACACGGGCGACCTCGACGTCGACGAGCCCGGCACCGTGCTCGAGGACGTGAGGATCGTCAACGGCGTGCTGCACGTCCGCGCCCCCGACGTCACGATCCGACGCGTCGAGTTCGTCGGCTCGCGCATCGACAACCTGCAGGCGAACGCCTGCAACAACGACCTCGTGATCGAGGACTCCAGCTTCGTCCGCGGCGACACCGAGCTGTTCCAGCCGGCCGTGCAGTTCGGCGGCTACACAGCCACCCGGGTCAAGGTCATCGGCCTGTCCGAGGGGCTGCGGGCCGGTGGCGCCGAGCACGGCTGCGGCCCCGTCGTGGTGGAGGACTCCTACCTCAGCATCGCCCCGGCGGACGGCTGCCCCGACGTCGACTGGCACGGCGACGGCTTCCAGGCCAACAGCGCCGCCCCCGCCACGATCCGCGACACCACGATCCTGCTCAACCACGACGAGGGGTGCCTGGGCAACGGCGCGATCTTCCACCCCGAGAACTCGGGCAACGAGCGTCTGACGGTGGAGAACGTGCTGGTCGGCGGCGGTGGCTTCTCGTTCCGGCTCGGCACCCCGGGCCGGGTCTCGGGCCTCAAGGTCGTCGCCGACTCCTGGCAGTACGGACCCTCGAACGTCACCACGTGCGACCGGACCACCTGGGGCGCGGGCAACGAAATCGTGTCGGTGTCGCCGGACGGCGACATCAGCGCCCTCGGGCCGCTCAGCTGCGAGCGGTGA
- a CDS encoding BACON domain-containing protein has translation MLHLNPPGRRTAAIAAALVVLTAALQGPAAAETEGTASTSAPTSAPTSTPTSAAPTTAPTPAPTPAPTAAPTSAPTPSASASAVPDYSRSVLDTSPSQLAFGTRHAVQCDGAQTVSVVTWSGDNLPWVASADAPWITLSATSGASPAQFTVTADCDDLPVGVHSARVTVRDDVAGVDQSQSVDVRVVVNPSGPVGISTWKDGHRGAFSASTDDSFSSGYPELKAAGITGTFVMNGSTPPADYPQMYADGMELGSHLLYHLCTLVSRTSLISHMTGSISAVAQATGSADEVSSLVWPCGLRNTEYGVIAADYFLSARGYNWNAMEDTTPTDFMDMKSFNSHEHTPVPPADLKAIVDRAQSEGKWANLVLHAATNDDGAITYAATKDVWSAPIGTVVKYIHQRNRTVIDDVVEGEDALDFTIRRLGLPEVPQRDAEAFVKSRDKLTFTVDVTGVPHVSGVRVAGAAVPFRIRTDGGTSTLYFSSAVTTDKQSVKVLKSETVPAILDADDAPLTLTAAEGGAAVEKALGVRNAGEGTLQWTAEVLSGESWLSVSPASGTGNGSFTVRATPGTLAAGSHTGSIKVHAAGAAGSPVTIPVTLKVTPRGEARYVLTYPDRQALLADGWDFRARTAAGAVRDTERTSGSVVAYSAAGLRMPVDTGDIWSSMNNSRNSLLRDLPTGWNRVELNVPSFAPTRNYQSAGIGVYDDDDNYVLLTRSFNVGQRVSLVNEVAGNAQIVLAQTSTATSLRLRLTRSGNTITAAMSTNGGTTWTPAGSVTSTRAFSRLVLLTGADAQSTSQPTAVYDEVVVASAGESTEPTTTPTTQPTTTPTTVPTTEPTTTPTTVPTTEPTPTTPTPTPPAPSAGTFSLGYPNRAALVADGWDFRGRTGAGLARDTERTSGSTATYSAQGLGLPTTSGDLWSTSNNSDNTVLRDLPSNWSSVRVRLTHAPSANYQHAGIVLYDNDDNYLELARSYHSTAGGQIVMAINETAGTPVAQAVAGVTATDLVLRFERNAATNQVVSSFSTDAGATWRTVSTATRGFTAPRLALNSGGATGAQVTATFREATVQVPTTVAPTEPAPSPTTPSPTPTTPSPTPTTPSPTPTTPTPTPSPTPTPTTPTPTVPTETTDTHVLDQTSRTALLAAGWDFAARTAAGAARSTESATLAPTYAANGLGLATGPGDLWQAMNNTANTVFRDLPSTWTSVTATMAYAPTANYQHGGIVLYVDDDNYIELTRAYNSSAGGHSVALIDERAASPIVQRVPTTATSLRLRFTRDPATQVITAAFSADGGSNWSEVGRVTRTLTNVRIGLNAGGAVTGAPVARFERVVVGRSAS, from the coding sequence CCCCGACGCCGGCGCCGACGGCGGCGCCCACGAGCGCGCCGACCCCGTCCGCCTCCGCGTCGGCCGTCCCGGACTACAGCCGCTCCGTGCTCGACACGTCGCCGTCCCAGCTCGCCTTCGGCACCCGCCACGCCGTGCAGTGCGACGGTGCCCAGACCGTCTCCGTCGTCACGTGGAGCGGTGACAACCTGCCGTGGGTCGCCTCGGCCGACGCGCCGTGGATCACCCTGTCGGCCACGTCCGGAGCCAGCCCGGCCCAGTTCACGGTCACGGCCGACTGCGACGACCTGCCGGTGGGCGTGCACTCCGCCCGGGTCACGGTCCGTGACGACGTGGCCGGGGTCGACCAGAGCCAGAGCGTCGACGTGCGCGTCGTGGTCAACCCGTCAGGCCCCGTCGGCATCTCGACGTGGAAGGACGGCCACCGCGGCGCGTTCAGCGCGTCGACCGACGACAGCTTCTCCTCGGGCTACCCCGAGCTCAAGGCGGCCGGCATCACGGGCACGTTCGTGATGAACGGCAGCACGCCGCCCGCGGACTACCCCCAGATGTACGCCGACGGGATGGAGCTCGGCTCGCACCTGCTCTACCACCTGTGCACGCTGGTCAGCCGCACGAGCCTGATCTCGCACATGACCGGCAGCATCAGCGCCGTCGCCCAGGCGACCGGCTCGGCCGACGAGGTCTCTAGCCTCGTGTGGCCGTGTGGCCTCCGGAACACCGAGTACGGCGTCATCGCCGCCGACTACTTCCTCTCGGCACGCGGCTACAACTGGAACGCAATGGAGGACACCACACCGACCGACTTCATGGACATGAAGAGCTTCAACTCCCACGAGCACACGCCAGTGCCACCGGCCGACCTGAAGGCGATCGTCGACCGAGCGCAGAGTGAGGGCAAGTGGGCCAATCTCGTACTGCACGCGGCGACGAATGACGACGGCGCGATCACCTACGCGGCGACGAAGGACGTGTGGAGCGCGCCCATCGGCACCGTCGTGAAGTACATCCACCAGCGCAACCGCACGGTGATCGACGACGTCGTCGAGGGCGAGGACGCGCTCGACTTCACGATCCGGCGCCTGGGCCTGCCCGAGGTGCCGCAGCGCGATGCCGAGGCGTTCGTGAAGTCCCGCGACAAGCTGACCTTCACGGTCGACGTCACGGGCGTGCCGCACGTCTCGGGCGTTCGTGTCGCCGGTGCCGCGGTGCCGTTCCGCATCCGCACCGACGGGGGCACGTCGACGCTGTACTTCTCCTCGGCGGTCACCACCGACAAGCAGTCGGTGAAGGTGCTCAAGTCCGAGACGGTTCCCGCGATCCTCGACGCCGACGACGCGCCGCTGACCCTCACGGCCGCCGAGGGCGGCGCCGCCGTCGAGAAGGCGCTCGGCGTCCGCAACGCCGGCGAGGGCACCCTGCAGTGGACCGCCGAGGTCCTCTCGGGCGAGTCCTGGCTCTCGGTGTCCCCGGCATCCGGCACGGGCAACGGCTCGTTCACCGTGCGGGCCACGCCCGGCACGCTCGCCGCCGGATCGCACACGGGCTCGATCAAGGTCCACGCCGCGGGTGCCGCCGGCAGTCCCGTCACGATCCCCGTGACGCTCAAGGTCACGCCGCGCGGCGAGGCGAGGTACGTGCTGACCTATCCCGACCGCCAGGCGCTGCTGGCCGACGGCTGGGACTTCCGGGCGAGGACCGCCGCGGGCGCGGTGCGCGACACCGAGCGCACGAGCGGCTCCGTCGTGGCCTACTCGGCCGCCGGGCTGCGGATGCCCGTGGACACCGGCGACATCTGGTCGTCCATGAACAACTCGCGCAACTCGCTGCTGCGCGACCTGCCGACCGGGTGGAACCGCGTCGAGCTGAACGTCCCGTCGTTCGCCCCGACGCGGAACTACCAGTCCGCCGGCATCGGCGTCTATGACGACGACGACAACTACGTGCTCCTGACCCGCAGCTTCAACGTCGGCCAGCGGGTCTCGCTGGTCAACGAGGTCGCGGGCAACGCCCAGATCGTCCTGGCCCAGACCTCGACCGCGACGAGCCTGCGGCTGCGCCTGACCCGCTCGGGCAACACCATCACGGCGGCGATGTCGACGAACGGCGGAACCACGTGGACCCCCGCCGGGTCGGTCACGTCGACGCGGGCGTTCTCGCGCCTCGTCCTGCTGACCGGGGCGGACGCGCAGTCCACGTCGCAGCCGACGGCCGTCTACGACGAGGTCGTCGTCGCCTCGGCGGGCGAGTCGACCGAGCCGACGACGACGCCCACGACGCAGCCGACCACGACGCCGACCACGGTGCCGACGACCGAGCCGACGACGACGCCCACGACGGTGCCGACGACCGAGCCCACGCCCACGACGCCCACGCCGACGCCTCCGGCGCCGAGTGCGGGCACGTTCTCGCTGGGCTACCCGAACCGCGCCGCCCTCGTGGCCGACGGCTGGGACTTCCGGGGCCGCACCGGCGCCGGCCTGGCCCGCGACACCGAGCGCACGTCGGGCAGTACGGCGACGTACTCGGCCCAGGGCCTGGGCCTGCCGACCACCTCAGGCGATCTGTGGTCGACGTCGAACAACTCCGACAACACGGTCCTGCGCGACCTGCCGAGCAACTGGAGCTCGGTACGCGTCCGGCTCACCCACGCCCCGAGTGCGAACTACCAGCACGCCGGCATCGTGCTGTACGACAACGACGACAACTACCTCGAGCTCGCGCGGTCGTACCACTCCACCGCGGGCGGGCAGATCGTCATGGCGATCAACGAGACCGCGGGCACCCCGGTGGCCCAGGCCGTCGCGGGCGTGACGGCGACCGACCTGGTGCTGCGCTTCGAGCGCAACGCGGCGACGAACCAGGTCGTGTCGTCGTTCTCCACCGACGCGGGCGCCACGTGGCGCACGGTCAGCACGGCGACCCGCGGGTTCACCGCGCCGCGACTGGCGCTGAACTCCGGCGGCGCCACGGGTGCGCAGGTCACTGCGACGTTCCGCGAGGCCACGGTGCAGGTGCCCACGACGGTGGCTCCGACCGAGCCCGCGCCGTCGCCGACCACCCCGTCGCCGACGCCCACCACCCCGTCGCCGACGCCGACCACCCCGTCGCCGACGCCCACCACGCCGACGCCGACGCCGAGCCCGACGCCGACCCCGACCACGCCGACCCCCACGGTCCCGACCGAGACGACGGACACGCACGTGCTCGACCAGACCTCGCGCACGGCACTGCTGGCAGCGGGCTGGGACTTCGCCGCCCGTACGGCGGCCGGCGCGGCGCGCAGCACCGAGAGCGCGACGCTCGCCCCGACGTACGCGGCCAACGGGCTCGGCCTGGCGACCGGCCCGGGCGACCTGTGGCAGGCGATGAACAACACCGCGAACACGGTGTTCCGCGACCTGCCCAGCACCTGGACCAGCGTCACCGCGACGATGGCCTACGCGCCGACGGCGAACTACCAGCACGGCGGCATCGTGCTCTACGTCGACGACGACAACTACATCGAGCTGACCCGCGCGTACAACTCCAGTGCCGGCGGGCACAGCGTGGCCCTGATCGACGAGCGCGCGGCCAGTCCGATCGTGCAGCGCGTGCCCACCACCGCCACGTCCCTGAGACTGCGGTTCACCCGTGATCCGGCCACCCAAGTGATCACCGCGGCCTTCTCGGCCGACGGTGGCTCAAACTGGAGCGAAGTCGGTCGCGTCACCCGTACGCTGACGAACGTGCGCATCGGACTCAACGCAGGCGGAGCCGTTACGGGCGCGCCCGTGGCGCGGTTCGAGCGGGTCGTCGTCGGCCGGAGTGCGAGCTGA
- a CDS encoding lipase family protein, producing MSSLRSRLSRPVVLVAIALTVVLVAVVAVAVLATRGDPGDGQRSTAPLPQEPGELLEATPVAEGAPEGSRAWRILYTTSDREGTTIEATAGVYAPADTSLTDLPVVAWGHGTSGFARACSPSLQPDPMAAGSMYVADEVIDRGWVLVSPDFPGVGDDGDQPYLIGEGAGRALLDAAQAARDLDDLDTAPETVVWGFSQGGHAALWAGGLQPAYAPDAELAGVAALAPATFLKETFDRLPAQDRIFAAYTMASYDAAYDDVRWSDYATEEGESFGREVAAECLPDPQAYSELATEVMSFQDGALFDQYFASGAMGKRLAENEPELPVEAPLLMAQGATDTVVLPERQAEFATRACARGQVLEYVTVEGRDHLGLVLEDSPLFPDLFAWTEARFGGTPGPAECVRRTAGRG from the coding sequence ATGAGCTCCCTGCGGTCGCGGCTGTCGCGTCCGGTGGTCCTCGTGGCCATCGCGCTCACGGTCGTGCTCGTCGCGGTCGTGGCGGTGGCCGTCCTGGCCACCCGGGGCGACCCCGGCGACGGTCAACGGTCGACCGCGCCGCTGCCGCAGGAGCCCGGCGAGCTCCTGGAGGCGACGCCCGTCGCCGAGGGAGCGCCCGAGGGCAGCCGCGCCTGGCGCATCCTCTACACGACCAGCGACCGCGAGGGCACCACGATCGAGGCGACGGCCGGCGTGTACGCGCCCGCGGACACGTCCCTCACCGACCTGCCGGTCGTCGCCTGGGGTCACGGCACGTCCGGCTTCGCGCGGGCGTGCTCGCCCAGCCTCCAGCCCGACCCCATGGCCGCCGGCTCGATGTACGTGGCCGACGAGGTGATCGACCGGGGCTGGGTGCTGGTCTCGCCCGACTTCCCCGGCGTGGGTGACGACGGCGACCAGCCGTACCTGATCGGCGAGGGCGCCGGCCGGGCCCTGCTCGACGCGGCGCAGGCGGCGCGCGACCTCGACGACCTCGACACGGCGCCCGAGACGGTGGTGTGGGGCTTCTCCCAGGGCGGTCACGCGGCGCTGTGGGCCGGCGGGCTCCAGCCGGCGTACGCCCCCGACGCCGAGCTGGCCGGGGTCGCCGCCCTCGCGCCGGCCACCTTCCTGAAGGAGACGTTCGACCGGCTGCCGGCGCAGGACCGGATCTTCGCCGCCTACACGATGGCCTCGTACGACGCGGCCTACGACGACGTGCGCTGGAGCGACTACGCGACCGAGGAGGGCGAGTCCTTCGGGCGGGAGGTCGCCGCCGAGTGCCTCCCCGACCCGCAGGCCTACTCCGAGCTGGCGACGGAGGTCATGTCGTTCCAGGACGGCGCGCTCTTCGACCAGTACTTCGCCAGCGGCGCGATGGGCAAGCGGCTGGCCGAGAACGAGCCGGAGCTGCCGGTCGAGGCGCCGCTGCTGATGGCCCAGGGCGCGACCGACACCGTGGTGCTGCCCGAGCGGCAGGCCGAGTTCGCGACGCGGGCGTGCGCGCGCGGCCAGGTCCTGGAGTACGTCACGGTCGAGGGTCGTGACCACCTCGGCCTCGTGCTGGAGGACTCGCCCCTGTTCCCCGACCTGTTCGCCTGGACCGAGGCCCGCTTCGGCGGGACCCCGGGTCCGGCCGAATGCGTCCGGCGCACGGCCGGCCGCGGGTAG